The Brassica napus cultivar Da-Ae chromosome C7, Da-Ae, whole genome shotgun sequence genome has a segment encoding these proteins:
- the LOC106376419 gene encoding LOW QUALITY PROTEIN: probable RNA-dependent RNA polymerase 5 (The sequence of the model RefSeq protein was modified relative to this genomic sequence to represent the inferred CDS: inserted 1 base in 1 codon; deleted 1 base in 1 codon) → MGCVMQYYKQTQLETMASEKAAEEFQLEKEFTGVCCERERERERVITASTSQRSLXRLETVLEKIDGKHKCPPISEESRQRLSSIPEELAFDLLRKAFNSPGMSNLDHFSAVTVTSSPAKSLPSSSPSRVSQEEISVDPEAPSLHIPPPQLLLALSELEFNKVFLLLTYIPGKDLGWKDLSMVAFEAAVWERILVPQQTVDCHSSTCSNDPFSAYKMIARNGIMVGLRRYQFFVFKDGGKEVKKKDISTKGLKCYFIRTDPTSANDTETPYIFSGKSINEARMHFMHVHTLPSLPDYMICTSVSLKFSLILSKTKKLEVDMTGISFEKIDDIHCHDQNNNDVLDKNGEPCIHSDGTGYISEDLARMCPVNVYKGKCLRSDNVQTPAQNPPLLIQFRMFYDGYAVTGTFLVNKKLPPQTVQVRPSMIKVSKDPALSTFTTFNAIEVVNTSNPPKRTKLSRNLVALLSYGGVPDEFFLEILLNTLEEYKTIFTNKRAALKAALHYGDMDDHEAARMILAGIPLDEPYLQDQLSIFSKTEKKDLKAGKLPVSESYYLMGTVDPTGELKEDDVCVILESGQISGNVLVYRNPGLHFGDIHVLKATYVEALEEYVGNSKYGVFFPQKGPRSLGDEIAGGDFDGDLYFISRNPELLEHFKPSEPWVSLTPPTEPWVSLTPPTEPWVSLTPPTKGNSARKPSHLSPAELEEELFDMFLKARFNASNVIGMAADNWLTIMDQFLTLGDEKAEEKAEMKKKMLKLIDICYDALDAPKKGAIVDLPDELKPDIFPHYMERDQKFDSTSILGMIYDFVDSHTAQEHTPLAEISKLSCFEDAPVSDHHMEKCGRWYEKYRKEMIQAMGKRDESANEVIQRYKQEFYGATGLEELYPQALALYNIVYDHAVKMNNARNCGFVWKVAGPVLCRFYLEKTEEKFLVSPLGVFKKVLLG, encoded by the exons ATGGGGTGTGTGATGCAGTACTATAAGCAAACGCAACTAGAGACTATGGCGAGTGAGAAGGCAGCAGAAGAGTTTCAGTTGGAGAAAGAG TTCACTGGTGTGTgttgcgagagagagagagagagagagagagtgataaCTGCTTCTACTTCGCAGAGGTCAC ATCGCCTCGAAACCGTTTTGGAGAAGATAGACGGCAAACACAAATGTCCTCCCATAAGCGAGGAGTCAAGGCAGAGACTTTCTTCGATTCCAGAAGAG TTAGCTTTCGATTTGCTCAGGAAAGCTTTTAATTCTCCGGGGATGTCCAACCTCGACCACTTCAGCGCCGTTACTGTTACTAGCTCTCCGGCTAAGTCTCTTCCTAGTTCCTCTCCAAGCAGAGTTTCTCAAG AAGAGATATCTGTTGATCCTGAAGCTCCTTCTCTTCACATTCCTCCTCCTCAGCTCTTACTAGCTTTGAGTGAACTTGAGTTCAACAAGGTCTTTCTCTTGCTTACCTACATTCCTGG GAAAGATCTGGGATGGAAGGATTTGTCTATGGTTGCATTTGAAGCTGCCGTTTGGGAAAGGATTCTTGTTCCCCAACAGACCGTAGATTG TCACTCGTCAACTTGTAGTAATGACCCTTTCTCTGCATACAAAATGATTGCCAGGAATGGTATCATGGTTGGGTTACGTCGTTATCAGTTTTTTG TCTTCAAAGATGGTGGAAAAGAAGTTAAGAAGAAAGACATTTCTACAAAGGGATTGAAATGCTACTTTATACGCACAGACCCCACTTCTGCGAATGATACGGAAACTCCCTACATCTTTTCTGGGAAGTCAATTAATGAAGCTCGCATGCATTTTATGCACGTGCACACATTGCCATCTTTGCCCGACTACATGATATGTACTTCAGTTTCTTTAAA GTTTTCATTGATTCTGTCAAAGACCAAGAAGCTTGAAGTTGACATGACTGGGATTAGCTTCGAGAAAATAGATGATATACACTGCCAT GATCAAAACAATAATGATGTTCTGGATAAGAATGGGGAACCATGTATACATTCAGATGGCACTGGTTACATCTCTGAGGACCTTGCTCGGATGTGTCCAGTTAATGTATATAAAGGGAAATGTCTCAGGAGCGATAATGTTCAAACCCCTGCTCAAAACCCG CCTCTTCTGATCCAGTTTCGGATGTTTTATGATGGCTATGCTGTTACGGGAACTTTTCTCGTAAACAAGAAA CTTCCTCCTCAGACTGTTCAGGTTCGACCTTCAATGATCAAAGTCTCTAAAGATCCAGCTTTGTCAACTTTTACCACTTTTAATGCCATTGAGGTTGTCAATACAAG TAATCCACCAAAAAGAACAAAGTTATCAAGAAACTTGGTTGCGCTGCTTAGCTATGGAGGAGTCCCTGATGAATTCTTTCTGGAGATTTTGCTCAACACGCTGGAAGAGTacaaaaccatcttcaccaacaaACGTGCTGCTCTTAAAG CTGCCCTTCATTATGGAGATATGGATGATCACGAAGCTGCACGAATGATTTTGGCTGGTATCCCACTTGACGAACCATACTTGCAGGATCAGCTGtctattttttcaaaaacagagaagaaggATCTCAAAGCAGGAAAGCTTCCTGTGAGTGAATCATACTATCTCATGGGCACAGTTGATCCCACCGGAGAGTTAAAGGAAGATGACGTCTGTGTCATCCT CGAGTCTGGCCAAATCTCAGGGAATGTGCTAGTTTACAGGAATCCTGGACTACATTTTGGGGACATACATGTACTTAAGGCTACATATGTTGAGGCCTTGGAGGAGTATGTAGGAAACTCCAAGTATGGTGTGTTCTTCCCTCAGAAAGGTCCAAGATCTTTGGGTGATGAGATAGCAGGTGGTGACTTTGATGGCGATTTGTATTTCATCTCCAGAAATCCAGAG CTACTTGAACACTTCAAACCAAGTGAGCCATGGGTGAGTTTGACTCCTCCAACTGAGCCATGGGTGAGTTTGACTCCTCCTACTGAGCCATGGGTGAGTTTGACTCCTCCTACTAAAGGCAACTCTGCTAGAAAGCCAAGCCATCTCTCACCGGCGGAGCTGGAGGAAGAGCTTTTTGATATGTTCTTGAAGGCAAGATTTAATGCCAG CAATGTGATAGGGATGGCTGCTGATAACTGGTTAACTATTATGGACCAATTCCTCACACTAGGAGATGAGAAGGCTGAGGAAAAAGctgaaatgaagaagaaaatgttAAAGCTGATTGATATATGCTATGATGCTCTTGATGCACCCAAGAAAGGTGCTATAGTCGATCTCCCGGACGAGCTGAAGCCTGACATTTTCCCGCATTACATGGAGCGTGATCAGAAATTCGACTCTACTTCTATTCTTGGAATGATCTATGACTTTGTTGATTCACACACAGCACAGGAACACACACCATTAGCGG AGATAAGTAAACTCTCGTGTTTCGAAGATGCGCCGGTCTCTGATCATCATATGGAGAAATGTGGACGGTGGTATGAAAAGTACAGAAAGGAGATGATACAGGCGATGGGTAAAAGAGATGAATCAGCCAATGAAGTTATCCAGAGATACAAGCAG GAGTTCTATGGTGCTACAGGGCTTGAAGAGCTTTATCCGCAAGCCTTGGCACTTTACAACATCGTTTACGATCATGCAGTCAAAATGAACAACGCTCGAAACTGTGGGTTTGTGTGGAAGGTTGCAGGACCGGTCCTGTGCAGGTTCTACCTTGAGAAAACGGAGGAAAAATTCTTAGTATCTCCACTCGGTGTGTTTAAGAAGGTGCTTTTGGGTTGA
- the LOC106376420 gene encoding methyl-CpG-binding domain protein 4-like protein: protein MMAQQVKFHMPNDDSSVTRTRRASPNHLNDRPSSECDGSNCQEKGTRNSFVSCRSLDDLLSECTYKAVRRKTWNGFGSKTRTNLFTSGNTVKDDSDSVFESHSERQECSESLTQVRRVSPYFQHKQGCNSDSESSKTQSGSSTRKAKVQRVSPYLQASTRKTCSKAQPKVRKVSPYFQGSTVPNQPRDMRQYFKVVKVSRYFHGLSAQVNESQKEIPRRVRKTPLVSPSLSQSQKTDEAYLRKTPDNTWVPPPSPCNLLQEDHWHDPWRVLVICMLLNKTSGAQTRGVISDLFALCPNAKTATKVEEKEIETLIKPLGLQNKRSKMIKRFSLEYLQESWTHVTQLHGVGKYAADAYAIFCNGKWDCVRPDDHMLNYYWEFLRIRFRL, encoded by the exons ATGATGGCTCAACAAGTGAAATTTCATATGCCTAACGATGATAGTTCAGTGACGAGGACTCGTCGGGCCTCGCCTAACCATTTAAACGACAGACCCAGCTCCGAG TGTGATGGTAGTAATTGCCAGGAGAAGGGGACAAGAAACAGTTTTGTTTCGTGTAGAAGTTTGGATGATTTGTTGTCCGAGTGTACTTATAAAGCTGTGAGGAGGAAGACATGGAATGGGTTTGGAAGTAAAACCAGAACTAATCTTTTTACTTCAGGGAACACTGTAAAGGATGATAGTGATAGTGTTTTTGAATCTCACAGTGAAAGACAAGAATGTAGTGAATCTCTGACTCAAGTAAGAAGAGTTTCTCCGTACTTCCAGCACAAACAAGGGTGTAATTCTGATAGTGAGTCTTCTAAAACGCAAAGTGGAAGCAGTACTAGGAAAGCTAAAGTCCAAAGAGTTTCTCCATACTTGCAGGCATCAACTAGGAAAACATGCAGCAAAGCTCAACCTAAAGTCCGAAAAGTTTCTCCATACTTCCAGGGATCAACTGTTCCAAACCAGCCAAGAGATATGCGTCAATACTTTAAGGTCGTGAAAGTTTCAAGATATTTCCATGGCCTGTCTGCCCAAGTAAATGAATCACAAAAGGAGATACCAAGAAGGGTGAGGAAAACTCCTCTTGTGAGCCCTTCTCTGTCTCAGTCTCAGAAGACTGATGAGGCATACCTGCGGAAAACGCCTGATAACACATGGGTGCCTCCGCCATCTCCATGTAATCTACTTCAAGAAGATCACTGGCATGATCCATGGCGGGTGCTGGTCATATGTATGCTTCTCAACAAAACTTCTGGTGCACAG ACGCGGGGGGTGATATCAGACCTGTTTGCGCTGTGTCCTAATGCAAAGACTGCTACAAAAGTCGAAGAGAAAGAGATAGAGACTCTGATAAAGCCTCTTGGACTACAGAATAAGAGATCCAAAATGATAAAACGGTTTTCTCTCGAGTATCTTCAAGAGAGCTGGACTCATGTGACTCAACTGCATGGCGTTGGAAA GTATGCAGCGGATGCGTATGCCATATTCTGTAATGGGAAGTGGGATTGTGTGAGACCTGATGATCATATGCTAAACTATTACTGGGAATTCCTCAGGATTCGGTTTAGGTTATGA